One Euleptes europaea isolate rEulEur1 chromosome 16, rEulEur1.hap1, whole genome shotgun sequence genomic window, tccctttttgttgttggaaggagccatTTGGGGAATCtcactcctcccccacccccagagaagggtacattttgccctacccaacaaaGTTCCAGTAGAGATCTTCCCCTTAACTCTGCCCTGTCTCTCTCTCGTGTGTTGAGTTCCATGGATCtccatattccccccccctccggtgacttggctggttTCAAGGCTCCGGTGTGCATTCCTCTTCCATCTCCCTTTGTATTTGTTTTGCATTgaagccacggattttggacatcttcaACTCCTAGATTGGTAAGGTATTCCCAATTAACGACTTCCTCAATGTCTCTAGCCtatctcctttttattcttagtatcttgtatgtatgtatctgcaacattgaatgaatgaatacataaacacctttTTAATCTGGGAATCTTTGGTCTGTCTTTATTTTGAGAGTCATTGAAAACAACCCTCGTAAACATTGGGATGATttcgctatataaataaatacatagttaccgattgctcaagctaatttccccattcaaagagcaattcgggtaacaaggagaaggagaagagtttctccctctccactccctccatgccatgcataattttataaacctctattgttTCCCCTTACTCAccttttttctaggctaaacagccctaagtgttttaaccagtcctcatagggcagctgctctagacccctgataattttggctgctcttttctgcattttttcaagctctacaatatacTTTTTTGAaatgtgatgaccagaactgtacacagtattccaagtgtggtctaacgatagatttgtataagggcactATGATAgcggcagttttattctctattctttgtctaattatggccagcatggaatttgcctttttcacagcagctgcacattgggtcgacattttcatcaagctatccactaccaccccaaggtctctttcttggtctgttgctgccagctcagatcccatcagtgtatatgtgaacctgggattatttgccccaatatgcatcacttgctcacattgaatctcatttgccattttaatgcccattcccccagtttgaagagatccttttggagctcttcacaatcctttttttttttacttaatcaccctaaataatttagtgtcatctggaacttggccacctcactactCACCCCTAACTTCAGGTCATTTATGAACAGCATAATTATGAAcaagaggaaagaaggaaagctgaagacggggaGGCAGATAAAGCCTGGCATTGAGGGAACCGCAGAAGAATGCAGAAAGCTGGGCGCTGTCATCCATACGTAGGTGGTGTCTTGCAGGAAGAGGGAGGAAATCTACAGAACTGCAGATATGGGGAAAGAAAGTCATTGGGAACATCAGTATCTTGATTAACAACGCCAAAGTGAAAACCACAGGACATCTTCTTTCAGTCATGGATGAGTAGATCCAGAGCATGTTTGACATTAATATTCTTGCTCATTACTGGACAGTGAAAGCATTCCTGCCAGCAATGGTGGAGATGAACCATGGCCATATTGTCACAATTGCTTCATTTTCTGGCTTTGTGGCTGTACTATTTGTGGTGACCTATGCCTCATCTAAACATGGTATTATTGGATTTCATCAGCCTCTGACAgaagaaatttttttggggggggagatgaaatCAAGCCATTGTGTTTATGCCCAGTTTTTATTAACACTGGCTTTGTGAGGGACTCACTTTCTTACATAATTATGAACATGTATTtactccccatttttttttttttttggcaggagAACACTGTTTTTACTGAAACTCGGGACATTCCAATTGGCTTTCCTTCGCCCTGTTCTAATGTTTCTATCAATAGTGCTTTGGACCAATGGAAACTACAGCCTTTCTGATGTAAGCAAGTATTTAAACTTATCAAAAGCATATTAAGCTTGTTAGTGAGTACCTGAATACTAAAAATTTCTGGAACTGACGGTTCATTCCTAACaggagtcacacccttctaagtcactttaagtcaatgagcttagaaaggtgtaactctgtttaggactgcactgcaagaaATACTGGTCAGAATAAAGGCCAAAATAATCATTTCCCTTGCATGGGATTGTGAAATGAAACCCAAAGGATGGCCCATTCAGAACTGCTGTTCTGCATGGTTAAaagtcagttcacctgcagaaaatggccgctttagcaattagactctatggtgttgaagtcccccccctccccaaccccccctcctcaggctccataccaaaaacctcccactagtggcgaagagggacctggcaaccctaactggtgggTTGTTGAATAACAAATCTCTATGGGACAAACTAGACAAGATGCTTGAAGATCTGTGAATGGGTGACCAGTATATTTTATTGCTAAAGAGCAGCTATGGAAGGTGGGCACGTTCAGTGGGAAGGGGAGTGAACTTCCCCCCAGCACCTGTCTCAACTGTCCCTCTGCAGCCGCTGTGTGCCCCACTGAGGGGACACATGTAGTCAACCTGTATGTTTCCCCAATAGGACAAATAGCACATTGAAGGTGAGGTTGGAAAATGGTGTGctggagggtggggggtggggggtaatgggacatgccatggtcccaatccaaatcagaggTGCTATTTAGCAATACAAATGTATGGAAGATCTGTTCATGAACCTTGAAGTGTTTTGTCTGGTTCCCCACCCAGTTACTGACCTTTGTCCAGCCTTCATCTTTGGGAGAAGGCTGTTTAGTGGAAGAGAACAACATTTTTGCCATAGGCAACTTGTCTGGCCAGACCGGCTTTTGACCCAGGTATGGGATTGGCATGTTTCCTGTGGCTTTGGTCTGCGTGGGATATTCCCAGTGTTATTAATTTCTGTTTAGAAGGGAACATATTTAATTCTCACTTGAATCATCCCTGCCTCAGAACAAGAACTGTCATGCCATAGAATACAACCTGTACAGCTGTTTAACTTACCTTTCAGCTATCTCCTAACGGAGCTGCCATATGGATTAACTGCTTTGTAGGTGTTCTTACAATCATTGCCCTGTGGCCAGTTGGAATTATGTTTCAACGAGTTAGAGTTCTTCTCAACTGCAAGAAGATTATTCCTAAATTTGCACTTTATCAGGTGAGAAAATTTATAAGGCTTCATTACAAGCCTTAATTTGAAGTGCGCCTCTCATGGAGAACAACTTAGTATGGCAAAGTGAAAAGAGAGATCAATTATCAAAACCCACTTTCTGAATCTCAAATTGCTTAATCCtatgcttttaaaaattgaaatgttACCTTTGTGGAACATTTTCATTCTGTGTAGCTTCCTtctaagtttttttggggggaacaatGGAGAACTGAGAAATATTTACAATACATAACCTTCATGAGACTGTGAATGGTAAAAGCATGTAACATGCTGGGTTCCTTTTCCTCGGTATGGAGAAAGCTTTTGGGGTAAAAATATACCCTGCAATACAATGGTAGAACTCAATTTGTGAACATCAGTAACAGTTAATGTAGGATTGTTTAAATTGGTGCAGTATAatgaaatttctttttttttcttatccCAGGCTGCTTTACCATATGTATATAGTATTTTTAAAACTCTTGGCCCCAATCCTGGAAAACTttgtcccattgaattcagttgGGCAAGTTAGTCCTGAATAACTTAAGCCCTGTAATAGAAATGCAGCTCAATCACAACCAACTTGGGGTGGGAAGGGTGCATCTTTTGTTTTGTTAACCTATATTTGCCCATTATAAGATGTAATGCTACAGCTGTGATTGGTCTGCTTTTAAAACTGCACTAAGAAAAGTTTGTGAATAGTGAATTGACATGAACATAGTATGTTTGTACTCATGTTAATGTTCTCGATAGAGAAATCTCACTACCAATTGAAAGATTCGTATTCTTTGGCTACTAGCCCCCATATGATAAAACAGTCATTTCCCTGACTTTTCCCCTTGTAAGAATAACATTGTCTTTTCCATGGCTGTTCTGTTCTTCAACTCTATGAAGAAATGTTGATACTTTCATGAAGGGCTAAAAGATGAGAAGGCCTTGGTcagttatgcatggctggtttggCTTGCAATTCTCCCAAAAATGTCCCGATTCTCTGCGGAGATTATGCATGACGTTCCCCTCCCTCGAGGCTCAGCTTGCTTCCTTTCTGCgatttccaatccctgttttatcctgaaAATAAGTTTACTTCCAAGCTTATCTCGGATGTGAGTAGGTCCATAGATCAGCTGCTGGTCGATCTTCCCATGTCACGACATGCCCTCATTCTCCtacccctcctccaactcctccttcagccagccttcagctATGCCCTccacaatgccccaggaagccatatcaGAGACAGAGATGGAGGCAGCCATGGTCggttccttctctgtgccccttgctgcatttgtaaaaaaaaattctgctgttcCGATGGAATACtgatatatcatcatatcatccaaaatactattaaaaattgcAGAGAGAGCCAGAGAAGGCTAGGATCATACGTTTGCTCTCTCCCCCAACATTTGGGTAATGACTTACCCATGTGGGGGGGCAAGCGAGTGCATGATCCTACGCTCTGCCGGCTCTCTCTGCGATTtgtaatagtattttggatgatgtGATGATCGGTATTCCATCAGAATGGTAGGGGGGGAAAACGTGgcgagggggcacagagaaggaggcTTCTATTTTAGTGATTTTCAGCAGCGATTGTCCAGCTGCGGAGATTTCATCCCTTTTCCTTTTGTGCGATTCATAGGGACGAATGGCAAACTTGCCCGTCTATTCAAGTCATTGTGTGTTCAACTGCAGAGATCCCCCCGCTTTCCTTTTATGTGATTTACAGggattctagtcagtttcagcagtgtgtgtacaaaggagaatctcccccattttactcttgtggatgcaactctgtactccattttgggttgtgaaatggccattcatggggggggggggaagggagagggcagGGTGACGTTTTTGTCAGTCAGaactactgccaatgacaatgcagcgtttaaaggggtggggactcagacacttccttATTTCTCCTTGTAATTATGCTGTGCTCAAGAGACTGTCCAGGACTTTCTTAATTACAAGCAGTACCATGCATAAAGTTTTCCAGTTCGGGATATAAAAGTGTAAGACAAGACAGGGAAGAACCAGGGACATactagccatgcataaatgacccttctCTATTTTAGCTTAGCTGGAAAATGTACTTTTTCATACAAGTATGATGACTTTGAACCAACGAGCAtgctattcattcattcatttatctgTCTGTACTTTTTATGCAGTTTATCCTCATTCTGACCCAGCTGCAGGCATCCATCATCAACATACTGGCTATGCAAGGGGTAATTGCTTGTGCACCCCCACTGGCATCTTCTGCACGAGGAGCATGTAAGTTGCTCAGAGTTCAGTTGTTTTGACAGACTGAAGTGATTTCAACTCTAGATTCAGTTATAATGATCAGCTTTTTCCATGCTGTGGGACAAAGTCATTCCTGGACTCATTTCCCAGGGAATCAGTGCCATTGGCCATTTATACTTGGTTATTAGTCGTGCGATCCAAGTGGAAGTGCCCCGcaccttttaaaaatttattcaCTAATTTTCCGTCCTTCAGGGATCACCCCGTGGTTGCCCCGGGATTTCAGAAACCTCTTTTATCgcaaatttaaattttgcctcgacCCCAAAGCAAAGCTAATTGAGGCAGTTTTCGTGAATAGTCTCAACGTTGGgttttttcttcccctgcccGTTGTTGCCTGCCCCACCCTCACGCAAGCCGTCCCAGAGATGCCATTTTAGGAAGTAGTTTAAAGATCTTGGAAGCCACCCTCCATGCATTCCCCACCCTCCATGCATTCTCTCTGGTCAATTTTAGCACTAAACACTAACATATTATTACATTAATTGTATATTGTTAAAGCAGCaatgtaaacaaaaacaaaaactaataacccaGTGGCTCACTGCCAGAGACTTTCACTCCATGGCCACCACCgctgcctgtcccccccccccacctcatgaGCATTATCTCTTCATTGGGCTGATGCAATATGGCCTCTGTGCCTTTGGTGACCCATTCTGCAGGGAGAACCTGACCATAGTCAGCCATTGCCACAGAGGGATAGATGGGGGGCTTTCTTTGACACCATGCATTATAGGTAGACAAGCAGGAAAAGACAAGATCTTGAGGCTCCAGGAGCTAACAAGGGGTGCTTGGCGACCACCACCACAGCTCATGATCTGCCGGCAGTCGGCACCCCTTAGCAGACAATACAGGAGAGGGACTTTAAATGGTCCGCATTTTCAGAGTTTCTTCATAGCTCCTGCTACTCATGGGATTTCTTCAGGGCAATGAGCCCCTATGCATAGGGCTTTAAGATTGGAATAAGAAAACCGAGCATATGCAGAATGGCAAATCCTTcaaagcataaatgaccactgaatCCTGTGTAGTTTACTTACACATAAACATGTTGAGAATCATGTTTTCAGCGTGCTTTTACATGTGAGACATAACACAgtttttgtttcagtttttttTGTAATGCACATGATGTAAAAATTACATTGGCCAGAATGCTCATTTGAATGGCCCACATGTCTCTTCCACCTCTTTGCCCTATTAGCAATGAGCAGATGTTCACAGAAATCGCTCAGGAGAGCTGTGTGTTGATGAAAATGCTCTCGGATTGCAATCTTTCACACACTGATTTGGAAGCAATTCCCATGAAGCCCCAGGCCCCTAGTGCATCATCGACACCGGCATGGTGCCAGTGCCGCTACTTGGTATCTTATGCTCAACCAGCAAAGAGGAAATGTGTGCAAAAGTGACCCAACTCTACCAAtgaaattctaagcagagttatacttctaagcccattgacttcagtgggcttagaaggatgtaactctgtttagattgCACTGTCCAATGTAGTGAGAGCACAGCAATTGCACTGAATTCTATAGCAATCCTGTAACAACCCACCAATCTCGGTGCATATTGCCAACAAAGCAGCCAACGAGTGCATGCCATTGCCAGCACCTTTTACCTGACGTTAGTCACTGCCACCCACATGTAGAACACTACAAGGGAGGGGACACAAGAAAAACACCCCCTCCCCTACTATAGGGTAGAATGTGGCACCAACAACACCCTGGAATGAACAACACATGCCAGAGAAATCTGTAGTTCTGAGTCCCCTGCTGCAACTACATTTCCTTTTGGAAGTGGACACACAGAGAAGCAGTCACAGCCAAGGGCCTCTGTAGTTTACTTGCCAGGCCTAAGGAAATACCCACGACCTTTCCCACACAAGAGTCCAGGTCATAGGAGGGTAGGTGGGGACTAACAGGCACCAGCATTTTTCTAGGAAAGAGAGATGCTGACACTGAGGGAACACGCCACTGAACACGCATAAAACTCATCCTTGTCCTTGAACTTGTTCTCTTTTTCTATTTGCCAGATATGAACCAACAACTGCTCATTATGGAAATGTTTCTCATAACTTTGATCTCACGGGTTGTCTACAGGAAAAGATACGATGACTTAGAGCTTCCAGGGTGCTCTGGCCAGGAAACCAAGCACAATGACCAGGACAGCAAGACTGGGTTAGGAGCTGATATTATTGGAAAGGAAATGCCAGCCATTTAGTTGTTGGTCCTGGGACGAGTGCCTCTAAATGCAGTTTAGTGTGCTAAGATTCTGACCAGTGCATTTGCTGTACGTGCATAAGTGTGCCTCTGAGCCTTTTTTACATGGTAATGCAAAGGACAGTCAAGATAGAAAGTTGGATAAATTCATATGAATTGGGCAATCAGGTATAAAAAGTGGATGCTGGGGCTAAATTGATACAATGCACATCAGCTAAAGAAACCATGACAGTGAAGTATTCGGCTTTGACAAGGCCTCTGCTGTGTAAGAAatctttctcccacccccacccccgcaagcaCAGTGGTTAATGAAACTTTATTTGGACTGCTCTCCCATTTGCAGTGCTTTGCAGAGGTCTAAGGGGTGTTCCTGATATCATCCTGCTTCAATACAAACTTTCCTTTAATGACAGCATACTGTTATGTTCACCTGGATTCCTGTATGGGTTTGAGGTAGACTCAGCTTTTCCCTGATACTGAGTAAACCTTCCTTATTTCTCCTTTCATACAGTACAACCTTGGAAATCCATCCCTTTCAAAATATCTTTCACTGAATCATGGATGGATCACAATAGCAATTTCCAATGCTGGTGGTAAGCACTTAAATCCTATAAACACATGCAATCAGTCATTTTGCACATTCCATAGAAGCTGCAAGATAAGGTGTTTGTTGGATTTAAACATTTCAaatgaaagggggaaatgaacaTTCTCCTGATTTAGGAGCAGAATATACTTCTCTGTCCTTCACTGGGTCCTAGAGGTGTGGGAAGAGGAAATGTGCATCAGATTCCAGACTTTACAGATGGCTTTTCAAATGAAGACAGGGATCTGGCACTTAAATGGCCACATCCCCATATGGTCCTACCTCATCACAGGCCCTTTTTGTGTCCATCCTTAGGAGAGGCGGATGGCCATAAGACATCGGCCCTTCTTGGTCATTGCCCCCCAGCTTTGGAGTGTCCTTTCCTTTTCCCTGTGTCTGATGCCATCACTGGGGCTTTTTGGCATCAGTCTATGACTTGTTTATTCTAGCTCACTTTTAACCGATTTGTGGTTTTGtctcttccactccccccccacacacacaatttctctggctgcttccacatggtaaGGACTCTCTTTGTTCATTGCTGGCACTTCCACATCTGGGAGTTTTGGCATACTTTCCTCTGTCTTTTTTAACAGGCTCCTTATAGCAGTATTACACTAGATTGTTATACTATAacaattattgattttaaaaaaccttttgttATACTATAAcaattactgatttaaaaaaaccttttaaatctCTCTGGTGATGCTGCAGGAAACAAATGATGAGGAAATGGTGCCTGCAACCATGGGCTGAGAGCaagaaaatggtgctgatgtggaTGGGAAATGTGCCCCATTCCTACCAGATGGCATGCTAATTTACTGGGACTGCATTCTTTTCAAAAACATGAAAGTTTTGGTGAAGGGACAgcataaaaaattaaattaaaacattaaatacaTTAACCAACAAGACTGCACTGATTTCTAGGAGTCAGCTATGCATTCACTGATTGCATCTACAATAGTTGACTTGTGCTACTTGGGCAAAGCTTGTGTCAGGCATTTGATGCCATACCACCTCAAAACCCTGGTAGTCCTCCTTGCTTAATTCAGCTGGCTAAGTGGTATACTTCTTCTAGACTGGGATGCTCGCCAGTGTTGTCAGTATAGTATCTTTTATAATGCTGAAATACACAATGAAAACACAGCGGATGTAAGGATATTAAGCTTCAGAGTTGCTGCATTTTAGATATTCTTCATCTGTGGTATTGGACCAATACATTTACCAGACTGATAtaggaaaacatgaagctgccttagactgaatcataGTTTTGGTCCATCCAGCTCAGTATTTACTCTGACCGGCCGCAGCACTCTAGCCCTTGTGCAGAAAACCCATCCACATGTTGACTCACCGCCCAGGAAGGGAGAACGAGCACTCCGGTCCacccccttc contains:
- the LOC130488373 gene encoding organic solute transporter subunit alpha-like, which codes for MEEEGNETLGFVCSANEPPFSQTILESLDITGIFLFAIMTLMTLTANVVFAEEVFYIYRKIPPSKRSIFIWINAAAPVIATTSCIGMWIPRSTMFTDFTAAVFFAIVIHKFLLMMIKECGGQKLFLRSFENDKFKISTGPCCCYCLCLPYILINRRTLFLLKLGTFQLAFLRPVLMFLSIVLWTNGNYSLSDLSPNGAAIWINCFVGVLTIIALWPVGIMFQRVRVLLNCKKIIPKFALYQFILILTQLQASIINILAMQGVIACAPPLASSARGAYMNQQLLIMEMFLITLISRVVYRKRYDDLELPGCSGQETKHNDQDSKTGLGADIIGKEMPAI